CCGTCGAACTCGACGGCTGGTGTCACAACGTGAACGAACCGGCCGACAGGGCCCGTGTCGAGGACCGGCTGGGCTGACCGACGGAACAGCGAAGAGGCTCGCCACCGTTGGCTCTGTATGGCTCTCTCGCGTCCGCGAGTCGCCACGGTGGCGCTGGCGGCCCTCGTGGCGCTGTCCGGCTGTGCCGGGCTCTTCGGCGGCGACGGCACCACGTCCACGGCACAGCCGGTGACGCCCGCGCCGGTGCCCGAGGACGCGGGACGGACTACGCCGACCGCATCCGCCGCGACGGCCACGCCGACCCTGTCGACGTCGCCACCCAACGGGCGCGCGCTCGCCGGCGCGGTGCCGCCGCGCGACTACTGGGCCGGCATCGCCGCCGACACGAACGGGACGGCCGTCTCACAGCCCCGATACTTCTCCCTGCATCCGACCTGTGAGCGCCCGCCGGGCCAGGTCATCCACATCCAGGTGGCCGCGCTGGGCAACAACGACCCGACCACCGACGAGGGCCTCAACACAACCTGGCGGTTCCTCGCTCCCACCTACCGGCAGTCCTTTGCCACCCCCGACGGGTTCGCCGACGCGTTCGCCGTCGGGTACCGGCCCCTGTTTACCGCCCGCGCCGTCGCATACGGCCCGCTCGACCGCGACGGCGACCTCGCCACGCAGCGGGTCAGCGTGCTGGGCCCGGACGGCACGACGACGAGTTACACCTGGCGCGTCCAGAACCAGACGGCGGCCCCGTACGAGGGGTGCTGGATGACGACGGGCGTGACGCCGGTGACGAGTCAGTGAGACCGGTCCCGGCGTGGGGCGTCCCGCAACAGAGATTCGTCCCGGCAACGCCCGCGACGTGGGCCGGGGACTACATAGCGATATATAGCCAACATAGGAACCATGAAACTGGCGTCTCCGTACGTTCCGCCAGTGACTCCCTCGAGACGCGACCTCGCCCGGTTCCTCCTGGGGACCGCCGTCGGCGTCGGCTCCCTGGGCGTCTACCTCCGGGCCGTCGGCGCCGACCAGGTCCTCGGGCGAGCGTCGACCATCGCCGGCCCCGCCCTCGCTGCCGTCGTCCTCCTCGTCGTCGCCGAGGCGTTCGCCGACGGTATCGGTGTCTGGGCGTCGGTTCGGCCGCTCGGTGACGGCCTCTCGCCGGCCCAGAGCGTCCAGTTCGCGCTCGCGGGCGACTTCTTCGATACGCTCAGCCCCGCCGGGCCGGTGAGCTCCGAACCGATCATGGCGCGGTTCATCGGCGTCACGACGGAGACGAGCTACGGCGAGGCGCTGGGCGTCCGCGGCGTCGCGAAGTACGTGAAATCGGGCGCGCAACTGGCCGTCTCGACAGTCCTGGCCGCCGTCCTCCTGCTGGGGACGCCGTCGGCGACGGTCCTGCTCACGACGCTCGGCGGCGCGCTCCTCGGCCTGCTGCTCGTCGGCGCGGTGACGGTCCGGTCCCGGCGGGTGCTCTCTGCGGCGCTAGTCCCGGTCCTGACGCCGGCGGTCGGGCTGGTCTCCTCGCTGTACCGGGAGGTCCCTCACGACCGGGCGACCGTCGTCGCCGCGGTCGACCGGTTCTGGGCCCGCATCGTCAGGTTCCGGGACCGGCCCGGCCTGCTCGCGCTCGTCGCACTCGGCGGCGTCACGGAACAGGCACTCACCGCGGCGGCGCTGTGGGTCGCCTTCGCCGGCACCGGGACGGCGGTGCCGCTGTTGCCCATCGTCGCGCTCGTCCCGCTGCCACAGGTGGCCAGTGCCGTCCCGATTCCGGCCAGCATCGGCGCCTACGACGTGTTGCTCGCCGGCGCACTGGCCGTCGTCACCGGTGTCCCGGCCGCCGTGACGGCCACGCCCGTCCTCGTCGTCCGGACGCTGAGTATCCCGCTGGCGCTCTCGGCCGGCGGCGTCGCTGCGGCGTTCCTGCGTGGCTGGCGTCCCTGAGCGCGGCCCGCGGGCCGTCCTATCGCTGACTCGGGGCCGGCCACCGGTAGATGACGTAGGTCTCGGTCTCCTCGTCGGTGTTCGCCTCCCAGACGAGTCGGAGCGTCGCCTCGCTCAGGTCCAGGTGCGCCCCGGCGCCGACGCCGCTGAAGTGGTCGGCGTGGATGGATAGCTCGGTCCCGGCCGTGATGCGCGTCGGCGCCTGTGCCCCGAGCGGGTCCCCCGTCAGCGTCGCGGCGCCGCCGTCCGAACTCCTCGCGTCGCTGACGACGAGAGTGAGGTCGGCCCGCTCGAGCGTGTCGCCGCTCTCGAAACTCAGGTTCAGGTACTCGCCGTTGCCGTCGGTTCGCTCGCTGTACTCGGCGACGATGGCGACCTGTGGGGCCTGCGTGGGTTCCTGCTCGCCGAAGGAGACGACGTACGCCCCGATGACCGCTCCGAGGACGACGACGATGGCGACCATCAGGACGACGCCGACGACCGGACTCACACCACGGTTGGACTCCCACGGCCCGTTCATTGACGGGTGTCCGTGGCACTGTCGGATATACTCCCCGCACCCCTCTCAGGCTCAGAGAACGCCAGTCAGACTGTCACGACGAGGTCGGCGGGCGGTTCCCCCGGCAGGTCGTCCCGGTCGTGGGCGGCCTCGAAGTCGGGCTCGGGCCCCTTCGGGACGATGCGCTTGGGGCTGACGTCCGGGTGGGTCGTGTAGTAGTGTTCCTTGATGTGGGTCATGTTCACCGTCTCCGCCACGCCGGGCTCGCGGCTCGCTTCGTCTTCGCGGGTCGTCTCTCCCCGCTCAGACGTATCGAGGTCGCTTTGCGACCTCGCACTCCCCGTTCGCTCGCCCGTCGTCCCCTCACTCCGTTCGGCGACGCCCGTCTGATAGAGGTCGCGAAGGTACGGCCAGAGGTTGTCGTACTCCCGGATGAGTTTGTGGTTGCACATGAAGTGCGTGTGGTACACCTCGTCGAAGCGCACGAGCGTGGTGAACATACAGATGTCCGCCTCGGTCAGACGGTCGCCGGCGAGGTACCGCTGGTCCTCGAGCACCGAGTCCCAGTGGTCCAGCGCGTCGAACAGCTCCTCGACGGCGCTGTCGTAGGCGGCCTGCGAGTTGGCGAACCCACAGCGATAGACGCCGTTGTTGATCGGTTCGTAGATGCGCTCGATGACGTCGTCGACCTCGTCCCGGTACCCCGCCGGATACAGGTCGACGTCGTTGTCGGCGACCGCGTCGAACTCGGTGTCGAGCATCCGGAGGATCTCTTTCGACTCGTTGTTGACGATGGTCTCCTCTTTCGTGTCCCAGAGGACCGGGACGGTCACGCGACACGTGGCGTCGGGGTCGGCTTTCACGTACAGTTCCCGGAGGTAGTCAGAGCCGTGCAGCGAGTCCTCGGTACAGCCCGCTTTCTCGGGGGTGAACTGCCAGCCGTCCTCGGCCCGGTAGGGGTCGACGATGTCGACGCTGATGGCGTCCTCAAGCCCCTTCAGTTTCCGGACCAGCAGCGTCCGGTGAGCCCACGGACAGGCCAGCGAGACGTACAGGTGATAGCGCCCCGGCTCCGGCTGGAACCGGGCGTCGGGGTCGTCGCGGACCCAGTTCCGGAAGGTCGTGTCTTGCCGATCGAACTCGCCGTCCTCGTTCGTGCTCTCGTAGGCGTCGGTGCGCCACTCGCCGTCGACGAGCATGTTCATGATACCGGACGAACGGGCTTGACGGGGATAAACACCCCAGGAAAGTAACCTCGGTGTCACCACCCCAGGGGGACGAAACCGTCGCCGCCTCCACCCTGTGTGTGAGACACGGCCATACAGCGACTCTCCAGCGCCCTTCGAAGCGCTTATTGGGACGCTTGGCCAGGTATGACTCAAGAGTACCCATGTCTGACAAACCCGCCTCGATGTATCGGGATATCGACAAACCCTCGTACACGCGCCGCGAGTACATCACGGGAATCCCGGGCTCGAAGATCGCACAGCACAAGATGGGACAGAAGCAAAAGGACGCCGACGACTACCCCGTCCAGATCAGCCTCATCGTCGAGGAGTCCTGCCAGCTGCGCCACGGGTCGCTCGAGGCCTCGCGCCTCTCGGCCAACCGCCACCTCATCAAACAGCTCGGGGAGGACGGCGACTACAAGATGACCCTGCGGAAGTTCCCCCACCAGGTCCTGCGCGAGAACAAGCAGGCGACCGGTGCCGGGGCCGACCGTGTCTCAGACGGGATGCGCCAGGCGTTCGGCAAGATCGTCGGCACCGCCGCCCGCATCCAGGCCGGCGAGCAGCTGTTCACCGCCTACTGCAGCGTCGAGGACGCCGGCCACGTCAAGGAGGCGTTCCGCCGCGCGTACAACAAGATCACCCCCTCGTGTCGCATCAAGGTCGAACGCGGCGAAGAGCTGCTTATCGCGTAACCACGCTTCGACAGCCAATTCTTACGTCGTCGGATGTCCTCGCGCCGCGTAGCGGCGCTGCGGACACAGCGTGTCGGCTCTGTGGCCACGTCATTCGGTTGCGGGTCGTCGGCCCGCAACCGGCCCCCTACAAGAACGTGGGAAACCTGCCACTCGCTCACGGCGCTTTGCGCCGTTCGCTTGCGGGGATACTCCGTGAACTCGCTGTTCGCGACCGGTGAAACGGATTGCCTCGCTCGCCGTATGCTCGTTGGGGCATTTCCGCTACTCGGTCATGTTGCCCCGCTCGAGTGGTGATCCGTGCTGCTTACGGGGCGCGAATCTTCCATGGAGCTCTCCCTGTGTTTCGGGGGGCTAATCGTGGTGCTCTCGTCGCTTTCGTCACGCGCCCGAAATGAAGTATACGGCCAGCATGGCGAAGAATACGCCGAGCACTTTGCGCGTGGTAAACTCCTCGCCCAAAACGAGAACCCCGATCGCCGAGGAGAAGACGAGAAACATCGCGAAGATGGGCGTGACCACGCTTACGGGGCCGAGGGACAGCGACTGGTACAACGAAATGATTCCGATCCCCAAAAAGACGCCCGCCGCGAGCACGTACGCCAGTTTCCGTGAAGACAAATACGTGACGATGCCCTGGTCCGTGTACCACAACACGCCGAGTGCCATCACGATGAGCAGGGTGTTAGAGATGACGACGGCCACATTGCTCGGAATTGCGTCGGGACCGGTCGTCGCTACGCGCATGAGTGGGGAAACGAGCGCGTACGCCCCCATCGCGAGAAGCGCGTAGTGTAGGTATGTCGCGTCCATACCCACGCCTTGCCCGATACAGACAAGTGTTTGACGACCTGCGGAGGTGGCGGGGCTCCCGTGTGAGGTCCCACCGGTGACACACCCGACCGAGCGTCGTCGATCACGAACAGCCTCAGCCACGCAGCGCGTCGACGGGACGTTCATTCGCTGCACGCCAGGCCGGATACGCCCCGGCTATGAGGCTCGTCAGTATGCCGAAGGCTGCAGCGCCGATCAGATACAGGAGCGAATCGGACGTGAACGCGAGGGGGTCGCCAAGAAATATCGCATTGGCAATCGACGCGACGGCGAAGGCGATCGTCAACCCGACGACCACGCCGATCGCTCCCAGCATAACAGCCTCGACGAGGAGAATCCGCACGATGTCGGCTTTCCCGTACCCCGTCGCCCGTAGCACGCCGATCTCTTCGCGGCGCTTGATGACCGCCATCAGCATCGTATTCGTGATCGAGACGCCAGCGACCAAAAGCGAGATGGACCCCAGTCCCGTCAGAAACACGTTGATCCCGTTGACGATCGTCTTGAGCAGTCGGACCAGGGACGTGAGTTCGAAGACCAGCAGTCGATCCTTCCGCTCGTTGAATCGTTCCCGAAGGGCATCCGCAGTGGACTCCGCCCTGTCGACGGACCGCGTTCGGACGCGGACCTGGTCGTACTCACGGGCGGGCGCTTGCTCGATCGGGAGGTACACATCACTCGAACCGAAACCCTGCGTCGCTGCGAGCACGGCGACGACCCGGTAGGTCGCTCCCGTGCCCTCGTCGAGCGCGAGCGTGAGTCGGCTTTCGGGGCCGAGTCCGTGTTCCCGGGCGAATTCGTTCGAGACTACGATGCTCCGCCGCCAGTTCTCGGGTATCTCCCCGTCGTCGATGGTGTACAGCGACCGCGGATCGTTCATGTACGTGATCGAAACGGACTCGCGGCTGTCGCCCCGTCTCACCCACTCTGCCTCACCCCCTCTGGTGGCAACGACGCCTGCCGGACCGACCGTTTCCTCGATCGCTTGCACATCCTCACGATCGAAGTGGGTAGGCTCTTTGTCGATTCCCGGGGCGACGAAGACGTCCGTCGCACCCTGCTCTTGGATGGACTGGAACTGGCTCTGCTTGAACGCCGCCCCGCCTGCCCCGATCGCCCCGATCGCGACTACGCCGATGACGATTGCTGCGGCCGCGAGTGCCGATCGGGCCTTCGCACGCGAAACGTTCCGCCACGCGATGACTACCACGGGGAATCGGCCAGTTAACCGGTAGAGTCTGCTCATCCGCGCTCACCTCGCTTGCCATCCACCTCGTCCAGTGACATCGCGGTCCAGACCGCTGGAACGGCTCTGTCCATCAGTCGAACGCCTCCGCAGGTCGTTTGTTCGCGGCCTTCCACGCTGGATAGACGCCGGCGACGAGCGCGGTCGCAATCCCAACGAGGAAACCGACACCGACGTACTGCAACCCGGCCCGGGTGAACGCGAGTGGATCGCCGACGAGGAACACGTTGATCACCGCGCCGATACCGAGAGCGATCGGCACGCCAATCACGCCCCCGATGACGCCGAGTATCGTCGCTTCGGCGACGAGCATGCGAACCACGGCGCCTCTGGTGTACCCCACCGCACGCAGGACACCGATCTCCCCCTCACGTTCGATGACGGACATCAGCAGTGTATTGGCGATCGTGACACCCGCGACGAGCAGCGAAATAGCGCCCACGCCGATGAGGAACTGGTTGACCGTCTCGAACGACTGCTCGAACTGCTCGCGCTGTTGCTGGACCTGTTGGACGGAGACCGTCCGCCTGCGTGAATTGAATTCCGTCTCGATATCGGTAGCTGCCCCGGCGACCGAGCCCGCTGACGGGTCGACTCTCACGATCACTTCGTCGTACGTCGCGTCTTCGAACCTCGAGACGGGAACGAAGACCGACCGATCGGCCGAAAGCGGGTCAGCAAACCCCTGTGGTCGAAGGACCGCCGCAACCGGGAATGTCCCTTCGAGTTCGTCCTCCACGATGACCGTCATCTGATCCCCGGGCTCGATGTCGTTGTCGGCGGCAATCCGCGAACCGACGATGACGCTGCGCCGCCAGTTTTCCGGGACCGACCCGTTGGCAGTCCCGTAGAACGTACCGGGGTCCGCTATCCCTTTGACCTGCGCGGTGACGACGGTCTCCCCGGCTGGAGTGCGGACGAGCGAGCCGAACGGCTGGACGACGGGGATGACCGTCGCACCCGCTGCCGCCCGGCGCATCCGGGCGACTTCCGCCTCGGAGAAGTTACGGTTGGGGTCCTCGGCCTCTGGATACACGACGGGATGGACAGTCGCCGTCCCCCCGAACCCCTCGTACGCCGCGACCTGGTTCTGTTTGAAGGCTTCTCCCCCGATGCCGATAGCCCCGACGGCCACGACTCCGATGACGACAGCGACGACAGCCAGAGTCGACCGTGCGGTCGCCCGGGAGACGTTCCGACGCGCCAGCAAGACAGTCGGTGCGAGGGCAACGATGCGTCTGAGCCCGCTCATCGACGAGCGGTCTCGATCGTCACTATTCCTGCTCACGAGCCCCTCCGTCGGCGCTTGCGGCCGTGTCTGGCACACGGAGGTTGCCGTCGACTAGATTGACCACTCGGTCGGCGGCCTCCGCGACGTACTCGTCGTGAGTGACCATCACGACGGCAACCCCCTCTTCAGCGCGGAGCTCCTCGAACAGATCGAGGATCTGATCACCGGTGTCGCGGTCGAGATTTCCCGTCGGTTCGTCCGCTAGCACGAGTTCTGGGTCGTTGATCAGCGAGCGAGCGATCGCGACCCGCTGTTTCTGTCCGCCCGAGAGTTCGTCTGGTGTGTGATCTAGCCGGTCGCTCAGTCCGACTCGTTCCAGGAGTTCGATCGCTCGGTCGCGCGTCTTCCGGGGGGTCCGATCGAGCATTCGGGGCATCTCGACGTTCTCGAGCGCCGTCAGCGTGGGAATGAGGTAATAGCTCTGGAAGACGAAACCGATCGTCTGTTTTCGCTCGCGGTTGCGTTCGCTGTCCGAGAGCGTTGCGACGTCCTGATTCCTGAGGCGGATCTCGCCCGACGTGGGGACGTCCAAGAGACCCAGCAGGTTCAGGAGCGTCGACTTGCCGCTGCCGGAGGGACCGACGATAGCGACTGAGTCGGCCGTATCGATCCGGAAGTTGATCCGCTTGAGCGCGCGGATCGTCTGCCCACCGGTCTGGTACTCCTTGACCACGTTCGTGCCACTGATGAGCGGCGTCCCCGTGAGGTCTTCCGTGCCATCGCCGTCTCCTGGTCGGTCGTCGACGGGCACGATCGATCACCGCCACACGCGGTACCCGACCGCACCCAGGGCGAGTACGATGGCGAGTCCGACGACGGGCAATAGCGGGAATCCGCCCCCACTGGGCGTTCGGGTGACGACTTCGCGCTCGACGGGGACCTCGGTAACCGCACTTCGTTCGACGCCGTCGACGACGTACTGTACCTCGACCGGGACCGAGGAGACGTTCCCCTCGACGTTCGCTTGGAGGGTGAAGGAGGCGAAGTCGCTCGCCGCGATCTCGCCGATGAAGTACTCGGCGGCACCAACTCGCTGTGCATCACCGACCGAAACAACGACGGCCTCCGCTTCGGTCGACCCGACGTTACCGGCAGTTGCCGATATCTCGATCCGTCCGCCTCTCTGGACCGCATCCAGATCCGTCAGGGTCACTTCGGCGGGGTTCGGTGGAGCGGTGAACGAAGCCTGGACCGTCTGGGTCGTCCGGCGCCGCACTCCGTCCTTGGTGTATTCGAGCGTCACGTTTACTGGGAGCGTGCCAGCCTCTTCGGCGGTCGCGGGGAACGTGAACGTGGCCGTCTCGCCGGCCGACACGTTGGCACGGACGCGCTGAGTGACGTCGAACGCCGCCGCCGGTG
The DNA window shown above is from Haloarcula halobia and carries:
- a CDS encoding type IV pilin N-terminal domain-containing protein encodes the protein MSPVVGVVLMVAIVVVLGAVIGAYVVSFGEQEPTQAPQVAIVAEYSERTDGNGEYLNLSFESGDTLERADLTLVVSDARSSDGGAATLTGDPLGAQAPTRITAGTELSIHADHFSGVGAGAHLDLSEATLRLVWEANTDEETETYVIYRWPAPSQR
- a CDS encoding 50S ribosomal protein L16; this translates as MSDKPASMYRDIDKPSYTRREYITGIPGSKIAQHKMGQKQKDADDYPVQISLIVEESCQLRHGSLEASRLSANRHLIKQLGEDGDYKMTLRKFPHQVLRENKQATGAGADRVSDGMRQAFGKIVGTAARIQAGEQLFTAYCSVEDAGHVKEAFRRAYNKITPSCRIKVERGEELLIA
- a CDS encoding DUF4864 domain-containing protein, which produces MALSRPRVATVALAALVALSGCAGLFGGDGTTSTAQPVTPAPVPEDAGRTTPTASAATATPTLSTSPPNGRALAGAVPPRDYWAGIAADTNGTAVSQPRYFSLHPTCERPPGQVIHIQVAALGNNDPTTDEGLNTTWRFLAPTYRQSFATPDGFADAFAVGYRPLFTARAVAYGPLDRDGDLATQRVSVLGPDGTTTSYTWRVQNQTAAPYEGCWMTTGVTPVTSQ
- a CDS encoding glutathione S-transferase family protein, yielding MNMLVDGEWRTDAYESTNEDGEFDRQDTTFRNWVRDDPDARFQPEPGRYHLYVSLACPWAHRTLLVRKLKGLEDAISVDIVDPYRAEDGWQFTPEKAGCTEDSLHGSDYLRELYVKADPDATCRVTVPVLWDTKEETIVNNESKEILRMLDTEFDAVADNDVDLYPAGYRDEVDDVIERIYEPINNGVYRCGFANSQAAYDSAVEELFDALDHWDSVLEDQRYLAGDRLTEADICMFTTLVRFDEVYHTHFMCNHKLIREYDNLWPYLRDLYQTGVAERSEGTTGERTGSARSQSDLDTSERGETTREDEASREPGVAETVNMTHIKEHYYTTHPDVSPKRIVPKGPEPDFEAAHDRDDLPGEPPADLVVTV
- a CDS encoding ABC transporter permease, with the protein product MSGLRRIVALAPTVLLARRNVSRATARSTLAVVAVVIGVVAVGAIGIGGEAFKQNQVAAYEGFGGTATVHPVVYPEAEDPNRNFSEAEVARMRRAAAGATVIPVVQPFGSLVRTPAGETVVTAQVKGIADPGTFYGTANGSVPENWRRSVIVGSRIAADNDIEPGDQMTVIVEDELEGTFPVAAVLRPQGFADPLSADRSVFVPVSRFEDATYDEVIVRVDPSAGSVAGAATDIETEFNSRRRTVSVQQVQQQREQFEQSFETVNQFLIGVGAISLLVAGVTIANTLLMSVIEREGEIGVLRAVGYTRGAVVRMLVAEATILGVIGGVIGVPIALGIGAVINVFLVGDPLAFTRAGLQYVGVGFLVGIATALVAGVYPAWKAANKRPAEAFD
- a CDS encoding ABC transporter ATP-binding protein → MPVDDRPGDGDGTEDLTGTPLISGTNVVKEYQTGGQTIRALKRINFRIDTADSVAIVGPSGSGKSTLLNLLGLLDVPTSGEIRLRNQDVATLSDSERNRERKQTIGFVFQSYYLIPTLTALENVEMPRMLDRTPRKTRDRAIELLERVGLSDRLDHTPDELSGGQKQRVAIARSLINDPELVLADEPTGNLDRDTGDQILDLFEELRAEEGVAVVMVTHDEYVAEAADRVVNLVDGNLRVPDTAASADGGAREQE
- a CDS encoding lysylphosphatidylglycerol synthase domain-containing protein produces the protein MTPSRRDLARFLLGTAVGVGSLGVYLRAVGADQVLGRASTIAGPALAAVVLLVVAEAFADGIGVWASVRPLGDGLSPAQSVQFALAGDFFDTLSPAGPVSSEPIMARFIGVTTETSYGEALGVRGVAKYVKSGAQLAVSTVLAAVLLLGTPSATVLLTTLGGALLGLLLVGAVTVRSRRVLSAALVPVLTPAVGLVSSLYREVPHDRATVVAAVDRFWARIVRFRDRPGLLALVALGGVTEQALTAAALWVAFAGTGTAVPLLPIVALVPLPQVASAVPIPASIGAYDVLLAGALAVVTGVPAAVTATPVLVVRTLSIPLALSAGGVAAAFLRGWRP
- a CDS encoding EamA family transporter, producing MDATYLHYALLAMGAYALVSPLMRVATTGPDAIPSNVAVVISNTLLIVMALGVLWYTDQGIVTYLSSRKLAYVLAAGVFLGIGIISLYQSLSLGPVSVVTPIFAMFLVFSSAIGVLVLGEEFTTRKVLGVFFAMLAVYFISGA
- a CDS encoding ABC transporter permease, with protein sequence MSRLYRLTGRFPVVVIAWRNVSRAKARSALAAAAIVIGVVAIGAIGAGGAAFKQSQFQSIQEQGATDVFVAPGIDKEPTHFDREDVQAIEETVGPAGVVATRGGEAEWVRRGDSRESVSITYMNDPRSLYTIDDGEIPENWRRSIVVSNEFAREHGLGPESRLTLALDEGTGATYRVVAVLAATQGFGSSDVYLPIEQAPAREYDQVRVRTRSVDRAESTADALRERFNERKDRLLVFELTSLVRLLKTIVNGINVFLTGLGSISLLVAGVSITNTMLMAVIKRREEIGVLRATGYGKADIVRILLVEAVMLGAIGVVVGLTIAFAVASIANAIFLGDPLAFTSDSLLYLIGAAAFGILTSLIAGAYPAWRAANERPVDALRG